A genome region from Arachis duranensis cultivar V14167 chromosome 6, aradu.V14167.gnm2.J7QH, whole genome shotgun sequence includes the following:
- the LOC107492794 gene encoding uncharacterized protein LOC107492794: protein MWKCNFIYGNPCSRRRKEQWRAITANNDNKEEPQLFIGDFNDILSQEEKIGLHPKPKARHKGRKIHMVQCQLVLDINQVQRTEKSFKFETFWIDYDECENTVRKGWDKENIQGCVWKGITSRMENCKEELKKWSKRTFKRADKEIQKLKKELKKLQDSKLTQEKQEKIQRIKKNIAALWKQEEKFWEQRARLKWLKWGDNNTSLFHTTTIQ, encoded by the exons ATGTGGAAGTGCAACTTCATATATGGAAACCCATGTtctagaagaagaaaagaacaaTGGAGAGCTATCACAGCGAATAATGACAACAAGGAGGAGCCACAATTATTCATAGGAGATTTCAACGACATTTTGagccaagaggagaaaattGGTCTGCATCCAAAGCCAAAAGCCAG ACATAAAGGGAGGAAGATTCACATGGTTCAGTGCCAATTAGTTTTGGACATAAATCAAGTTCAAAGAACAGAGAAGAGTTTCAAATTCGAGACCTTTTGGATCGATTATGATGAGTGCGAGAATACAGTAAGAAAGGGATGGGATAAGGAAAACATCCAAGGATGCGTTTGGAAAGGAATAACAAGTAGAATGGAAAATTGTAAAGAGGAGCTTAAAAAGTGGAGCAAGAGGACATTTAAACGAGCAGACAAAGAAATCCAAAAGCTAAAGAAGGAATTAAAGAAGCTACAAGATTCGAAATTAACACAAGAGAAGCAGGAGAAAATACAACGGATAAAGAAGAATATAGCTGCTTTATggaaacaggaagaaaaatttTGGGAACAAAGAGCCAGGTTGAAGTGGTTGAAATGGGGAGACAATAACACATCTTTGTTCCATACCACAACCATTCAATGA